From a region of the Actinomadura luzonensis genome:
- a CDS encoding SRPBCC family protein, with protein sequence MTDKFARALGWTSLALGTAQLAAPRAVTRLCGVDDAPGATTVARLVGGRELLHAALLLGAKNPAQWAWTRVAGDTMDLGVLGRAAANRTGARRTRALCALGAVAGIAALDAVCARRGTAQARSPLQVRASITVNKPREEVYRFWRELENLPSFMIHLESVRAINERRSRWKAKGPVVDLEWEAEIIDERAGDLLAWRSVPGTGITTAGLVSFTDGPGGRGTVVDVSLEYGMRGRKLAAAVARMFGEHPEQAVRDDLRRFKQVMETGEVVRSEGSPEGHRARRQLHQRPAQPIGGRA encoded by the coding sequence ATGACCGACAAATTCGCCCGTGCGCTCGGGTGGACCAGCCTCGCGCTGGGCACGGCGCAACTGGCGGCACCACGGGCCGTCACCCGCCTGTGCGGCGTCGACGACGCGCCAGGCGCCACGACCGTCGCCAGACTCGTCGGCGGGCGCGAGCTGCTGCACGCCGCCCTGCTGCTCGGCGCCAAGAACCCCGCCCAATGGGCGTGGACCAGGGTCGCCGGCGACACGATGGACCTCGGCGTCCTCGGCAGGGCCGCCGCCAACCGCACCGGCGCCCGGCGCACCCGCGCGTTGTGCGCGCTCGGCGCGGTCGCCGGGATCGCCGCCCTCGACGCGGTCTGCGCCCGTCGCGGCACCGCCCAGGCCAGGAGCCCGCTGCAGGTGCGCGCCTCCATCACCGTCAACAAGCCGCGCGAGGAGGTCTACCGCTTCTGGCGCGAGCTGGAGAACCTGCCCTCCTTCATGATCCACCTGGAGTCGGTGCGCGCCATCAACGAGCGCCGCTCCCGCTGGAAGGCCAAGGGCCCGGTGGTCGACCTGGAGTGGGAGGCCGAGATCATCGACGAGCGGGCCGGTGACCTGCTCGCCTGGCGCTCCGTGCCCGGCACCGGCATCACGACCGCCGGCCTGGTCAGCTTCACCGACGGCCCCGGCGGGCGCGGCACCGTCGTGGACGTCTCGCTGGAGTACGGCATGCGCGGGCGCAAGCTCGCCGCCGCCGTCGCCCGGATGTTCGGCGAGCACCCCGAGCAGGCGGTCCGTGACGACCTGCGCCGTTTCAAGCAGGTCATGGAGACCGGTGAGGTGGTGCGCTCCGAGGGCAGCCCCGAAGGCCACCGCGCCCGTCGCCAGCTCCACCAGCGTCCCGCGCAGCCGATCGGAGGACGGGCATGA
- a CDS encoding DUF1838 family protein — translation MVFRISGSVYANVPGDRLGPGLRHGGKLFGIEGYNIRRLYRVPGTERLHQLSREIVFYTDPDEPRTVLRDWVNPLDGRTYPVVPINNDTVNFGPFPITPAFAGPPLRRLHDETAWSTDIGVRADYGATLGETFGLIGGVYTAQELFDFSVADQEAAARTVPGEIPSGALRAKVSWARTAPWAPFMGLAESEVRGQLTYRARAWSLGSYGEVEPWLRAEVEARHPLYTAAPEEPGPSENSWTSFYNKQLGKGATTWAEWCATHSRP, via the coding sequence ATGGTTTTCCGGATTTCCGGTTCCGTCTATGCGAACGTCCCCGGCGACCGGCTCGGGCCCGGGCTCCGGCACGGCGGGAAACTGTTCGGGATCGAGGGCTACAACATCCGCCGCCTGTACCGGGTGCCCGGCACCGAACGGCTCCACCAGCTCTCCCGCGAGATCGTCTTCTACACCGACCCGGACGAGCCGCGGACGGTCCTGCGCGACTGGGTCAACCCGCTCGACGGGCGCACGTACCCGGTCGTGCCGATCAACAACGACACCGTCAACTTCGGCCCGTTCCCCATCACCCCCGCCTTCGCCGGGCCGCCGCTGCGGCGGCTGCACGACGAGACCGCCTGGAGCACCGACATCGGCGTGCGCGCCGACTACGGCGCCACCCTGGGCGAGACGTTCGGCCTGATCGGCGGCGTGTACACGGCGCAGGAGCTGTTCGACTTCAGCGTGGCCGACCAGGAGGCGGCGGCGCGGACCGTGCCGGGCGAGATCCCGTCCGGGGCGCTGCGGGCCAAGGTGAGCTGGGCGCGCACCGCGCCGTGGGCGCCGTTCATGGGGCTGGCCGAGAGCGAGGTGCGAGGGCAGCTCACCTACCGGGCCCGCGCCTGGTCGCTCGGCTCCTACGGCGAGGTGGAGCCGTGGCTGCGGGCCGAGGTGGAGGCCCGCCATCCCCTCTACACGGCGGCGCCGGAGGAGCCGGGGCCGAGCGAGAACTCGTGGACGTCCTTCTACAACAAGCAGCTCGGCAAGGGCGCCACCACGTGGGCGGAGTGGTGCGCCACCCACAGCCGCCCATGA
- a CDS encoding aldehyde dehydrogenase family protein — translation MDPLTGRAERALRPVPAGRLAAIAAGLRAAAPAWAAAGPDGRAPVLARFGAALARDEDLLAALVADTGRVAESELERRIVAGLAGRWARQAPALLAPPAEFPSELPGVHVAGDAVPYELVGAITPWNFPLLLGLIDAVPALAAGCAVLVKPSEVTPRFIEPLTRLVPEELPLRVVEGGPATGAALVGLVDAVVFTGSVPTGRLVAEAAARAFVPAHLELGGKDPAIVLAGADLDRASSAILWGGTANAGQSCQSIERVYVEREVCAEFLALLAAKAARVGLTCEGGPIGPIIDPGRPPVIAAHLADAVARGAVVHTGGTIERHGGGHWCRPTVLSGVDHSMLVMTEETFGPVLPVMAVDGPDEAVALAADSAYGLSAAVFAATEEQARAVAARLPVGAVSVNDAALTAFVHEGEKHSFRLSGLGGSRMGPASIARFLRRRAFLVNRSPAADPWWHPTKE, via the coding sequence GTGGATCCGCTGACCGGGCGGGCCGAGCGGGCCCTCCGGCCCGTTCCCGCCGGCCGGCTCGCCGCGATCGCGGCCGGGCTGCGGGCGGCGGCCCCGGCCTGGGCGGCGGCGGGCCCGGACGGGCGGGCCCCGGTGCTGGCCCGGTTCGGCGCGGCGCTGGCCCGCGACGAGGACCTGCTGGCCGCGCTGGTGGCCGACACCGGCCGGGTCGCCGAGTCGGAGCTGGAGCGCCGGATCGTCGCCGGGCTGGCCGGGCGGTGGGCGCGGCAGGCGCCCGCGCTGCTCGCCCCGCCCGCCGAGTTCCCGTCCGAGCTGCCGGGCGTGCACGTGGCCGGGGACGCGGTGCCGTACGAGCTGGTCGGCGCGATCACGCCGTGGAACTTCCCGCTGCTGCTCGGCCTCATCGACGCCGTCCCGGCGCTGGCCGCCGGGTGCGCGGTGCTGGTCAAGCCGAGCGAGGTGACGCCGCGCTTCATCGAGCCGCTGACCCGGCTGGTGCCGGAGGAGCTGCCGCTGCGCGTCGTGGAGGGCGGCCCGGCGACCGGGGCGGCGCTGGTGGGGCTGGTGGACGCCGTGGTGTTCACCGGGAGCGTCCCCACCGGGCGGCTGGTGGCCGAGGCGGCGGCCCGCGCGTTCGTCCCGGCGCATCTGGAGCTGGGCGGCAAGGACCCGGCGATCGTGCTGGCCGGGGCGGACCTCGACCGGGCCTCCTCGGCGATCCTGTGGGGCGGCACCGCCAACGCCGGCCAGTCCTGCCAGTCGATCGAGCGCGTGTACGTCGAGCGCGAGGTCTGCGCGGAGTTTCTGGCCCTGCTGGCCGCCAAGGCGGCCCGGGTGGGGCTGACCTGCGAGGGCGGCCCCATCGGCCCGATCATCGACCCCGGCCGGCCGCCGGTGATCGCGGCGCACCTGGCCGACGCCGTGGCCAGGGGCGCGGTCGTGCACACCGGCGGGACGATCGAGCGGCACGGCGGCGGCCACTGGTGCCGCCCGACCGTGCTGTCCGGCGTGGACCACTCGATGCTGGTGATGACGGAGGAGACGTTCGGGCCGGTGCTGCCGGTCATGGCCGTGGACGGCCCGGACGAGGCGGTCGCGCTGGCCGCCGACTCGGCGTACGGGCTGTCGGCCGCGGTGTTCGCGGCCACCGAGGAGCAGGCGAGGGCGGTGGCCGCGCGGCTGCCCGTCGGCGCGGTCAGCGTCAACGACGCCGCGCTGACCGCGTTCGTGCACGAGGGCGAGAAGCACTCCTTCCGCCTGTCCGGGCTCGGCGGCTCACGGATGGGGCCGGCGTCGATCGCCCGGTTCCTGCGCCGCCGGGCGTTTCTCGTCAACCGATCCCCCGCCGCCGACCCCTGGTGGCACCCGACGAAGGAGTAG
- a CDS encoding nitrilase-related carbon-nitrogen hydrolase → MTAYIALALQVETRAVNAAADPRAEIAAAVARIGERVGGSKAWLGPDLRLVVLPEYALTGFPLRESLPEWCERAALDPGGPEYRMLAGIAVRDEVFLCVNAYERDEHFPGLYFQASVILSPAGEVVLRYRRLHSLFTPTPYDVWERYLELYGRDAVLPVARTEIGNLAVLASEEVQMPELARALALRGAEVFCNPTSEASSPDLTPKAVARRARAVENLAYVVAANTGGLTGGAVPGDSVNGGSELIDHQGRALARAGAGETLVAAAELDLAALRRARRRPGMANLPSRVKTALWAEEYGLHDGERPGGLEEGPRERSWFRARQSGTIARLLTS, encoded by the coding sequence ATGACCGCCTACATCGCGCTCGCCCTCCAGGTGGAGACGCGCGCCGTCAACGCCGCCGCCGACCCCCGCGCCGAGATCGCCGCCGCCGTCGCCCGGATCGGCGAGCGGGTCGGCGGCTCCAAGGCGTGGCTGGGGCCGGACCTGCGGCTGGTGGTCCTGCCCGAGTACGCCCTGACCGGCTTCCCCCTGCGCGAGAGCCTGCCCGAGTGGTGCGAGCGGGCGGCGCTCGACCCCGGCGGCCCCGAGTACCGCATGCTGGCCGGGATCGCCGTCCGCGACGAGGTGTTCCTGTGCGTCAACGCCTACGAGCGCGACGAGCACTTCCCCGGGCTGTACTTCCAGGCGTCGGTGATCCTCTCCCCCGCCGGGGAGGTCGTGCTGCGCTACCGGCGGCTGCACTCGTTGTTCACGCCGACGCCGTACGACGTGTGGGAGCGCTACCTGGAGCTGTACGGCCGCGACGCGGTGCTGCCGGTGGCCCGCACCGAGATCGGCAACCTGGCGGTGCTGGCCTCGGAGGAGGTGCAGATGCCGGAGCTGGCCCGCGCGCTGGCCCTGCGCGGGGCCGAGGTCTTCTGCAACCCCACGTCGGAGGCGTCCTCCCCCGACCTGACGCCGAAGGCCGTGGCCCGCCGGGCGCGGGCGGTGGAGAACCTGGCGTACGTGGTGGCGGCCAACACCGGCGGGCTCACCGGCGGCGCCGTCCCCGGCGACTCGGTGAACGGCGGGTCGGAGCTGATCGACCACCAGGGCCGGGCGCTGGCCAGGGCGGGCGCGGGCGAGACGCTGGTCGCGGCGGCCGAGCTGGACCTGGCGGCGCTGCGCCGGGCCCGCCGCCGGCCCGGCATGGCGAACCTGCCGAGCCGGGTCAAGACGGCGCTGTGGGCCGAGGAGTACGGCCTGCACGACGGGGAACGTCCGGGCGGGCTGGAGGAGGGGCCCCGCGAACGCTCCTGGTTCCGCGCCCGCCAGTCCGGCACCATCGCCCGCCTCCTCACCTCGTGA
- a CDS encoding ABC transporter permease has product MSTPRPDRSGRDGRDGRDGRGAGGVRRLAWYWLLPVAAVAWELATRSAGAAYFPPPSRILSRLREMWFAGPPSRAFLTDEAVADLLPSLARLAAGWAMACAAGVLAGVALGRSRRLSALAEPLLHLGRSVPPSTLLPVFLVLFRIGTPMELAAIVYGVIWPVLINAMDGARHVDARWIETAAVYRLTARQRLTRVILPAAAPKIFAGLRLSVSLALIMMVISELVGSSEGIGHRMLEAQSQFDIPAMWAGIVLLGLLGIVLNAAFLGVERLVLSWHRTAHAASP; this is encoded by the coding sequence ATGAGCACGCCACGGCCCGACCGGAGCGGGCGGGACGGGCGGGACGGGCGGGACGGGCGGGGCGCGGGGGGCGTGCGGCGGCTGGCCTGGTACTGGCTGCTGCCGGTGGCCGCCGTCGCCTGGGAGCTGGCCACCCGCTCGGCCGGGGCCGCCTACTTCCCGCCGCCGTCGCGGATCCTGTCCCGGCTGCGCGAGATGTGGTTCGCCGGGCCGCCGTCGCGCGCCTTCCTGACCGACGAGGCGGTGGCGGACCTGCTGCCCAGCCTGGCCCGGCTCGCCGCCGGATGGGCGATGGCGTGCGCGGCGGGCGTGCTGGCCGGGGTCGCGCTCGGCCGCTCGCGCCGCCTGTCGGCGCTGGCCGAGCCGCTGCTGCACCTCGGCCGGTCGGTGCCGCCCTCGACGCTGCTGCCGGTGTTCCTGGTGCTGTTCAGGATCGGCACCCCGATGGAGCTGGCCGCGATCGTGTACGGCGTCATCTGGCCCGTCCTGATCAACGCGATGGACGGCGCCCGCCACGTGGACGCCCGCTGGATCGAGACCGCCGCCGTCTACCGCCTGACCGCGCGGCAGCGCCTGACCCGCGTCATCCTGCCCGCCGCCGCCCCGAAGATCTTCGCGGGGCTACGGCTGAGCGTGTCACTGGCGCTGATCATGATGGTGATCTCCGAGCTGGTCGGCAGCAGCGAGGGCATCGGGCACCGCATGCTGGAGGCGCAGAGCCAGTTCGACATCCCCGCCATGTGGGCCGGGATCGTGCTGCTCGGGCTGCTCGGGATCGTGCTCAACGCGGCCTTCCTGGGGGTCGAGCGCCTGGTCCTGTCGTGGCACCGCACCGCCCACGCCGCGTCCCCCTGA
- a CDS encoding ABC transporter permease, with protein MTAQHERTPPARGAGARRGERVLLGAAGVVAFLAVAEAAGPAGLVPDALPYMSDVLIEAARLPLDAGFRADVLATLAACASGLAIAIGVAVPAGLLLGTVPFLERSARPLVEFLRPIPSVSLIPLAMFLFPAGQDAKTALIVYTCSWPLLINTLYGLGDVDPLAKETLRGFGFGPAAVALRVSLPSAAPFIATGVRIAVAVTLIVAVSVELLAPGGGGIGAFLSLAGSANRVDRMLAATLWAGALGLAANLLCAAAERRAFRWHHTRTGEAA; from the coding sequence ATGACGGCACAGCACGAGCGGACACCGCCGGCCCGGGGAGCCGGGGCGCGGCGGGGGGAGCGGGTGCTCCTGGGGGCCGCCGGGGTGGTCGCGTTCCTGGCCGTCGCCGAGGCCGCCGGGCCGGCCGGGCTGGTGCCGGACGCGCTGCCGTACATGTCGGACGTGCTGATCGAGGCGGCCCGGCTGCCGCTGGACGCCGGCTTCCGCGCGGACGTGCTCGCCACGCTGGCCGCCTGCGCGAGCGGGCTCGCGATCGCGATCGGCGTCGCCGTGCCCGCCGGGCTGCTGCTCGGGACGGTGCCGTTCCTGGAGCGGTCGGCCCGGCCGCTGGTGGAGTTCCTGCGGCCGATCCCGTCGGTGTCGCTGATCCCGCTGGCCATGTTCCTCTTCCCCGCCGGCCAGGACGCCAAGACCGCGCTGATCGTCTACACCTGCTCCTGGCCGCTGCTCATCAACACCCTGTACGGGCTCGGCGACGTGGACCCGCTGGCCAAGGAGACGCTGCGCGGCTTCGGCTTCGGCCCGGCCGCGGTGGCGCTGCGGGTCAGCCTGCCGAGCGCGGCGCCGTTCATCGCGACCGGCGTGCGGATCGCGGTCGCCGTCACCCTGATCGTCGCCGTCAGCGTGGAGCTGCTGGCGCCCGGCGGCGGCGGGATCGGCGCGTTCCTGTCGCTGGCCGGCAGCGCCAACCGGGTGGACCGCATGCTCGCCGCCACCCTCTGGGCCGGCGCGCTCGGCCTGGCCGCGAACCTGCTCTGCGCGGCGGCCGAACGACGGGCCTTCCGCTGGCACCACACCCGCACCGGGGAGGCCGCATGA
- a CDS encoding ABC transporter substrate-binding protein: MKLTRIAAAAALALALTACGGGGGGGGGGTAAPAGSGGLEKTRLLIGVVPVPSSAPLFIAERRGLFKQEGLTVTTEIIQAPQAVMPKILNGSMDAFLTSYVSLMAINDSGAARLKLLQHSQEAAPGVAGVVVAKDSPVRTAADLKGRTIAVNVLKALGQTLTNAHLQQAGLKPEDVKYVPVQFADQLAALSGGQVDAAWLVEPFLTAAKKAGARQIIDTTSGVTAGVPIDGWGVSEDWLARNPRTAAALHRALAKAQEIAGADRAAIDEVVPTYTQIPADAAKAMTLGRFSPRADPASVQKLADLLRGYGYLKAKVDVARLFATIGE, translated from the coding sequence ATGAAGCTGACCAGGATCGCCGCGGCGGCGGCGCTCGCGCTCGCGCTGACCGCCTGCGGAGGCGGCGGGGGCGGGGGTGGCGGCGGCACCGCCGCGCCGGCCGGGAGCGGCGGGCTGGAGAAGACCCGGCTGCTCATCGGCGTGGTGCCGGTGCCGTCGTCGGCGCCGCTGTTCATCGCCGAGAGACGCGGCCTGTTCAAGCAGGAGGGCCTCACCGTCACCACCGAGATCATCCAGGCGCCGCAGGCCGTCATGCCCAAGATCCTCAACGGCAGCATGGACGCCTTCCTCACCAGCTACGTCTCCCTCATGGCGATCAACGACTCGGGCGCGGCCCGGCTCAAGCTCCTCCAGCACAGCCAGGAGGCCGCGCCGGGCGTCGCGGGCGTCGTCGTCGCCAAGGACTCCCCGGTCAGGACCGCCGCCGACCTCAAGGGCCGCACCATCGCCGTCAACGTGCTCAAGGCCCTCGGCCAGACCCTCACCAACGCCCACCTGCAGCAGGCCGGGCTCAAGCCCGAGGACGTCAAGTACGTGCCCGTGCAGTTCGCCGACCAGCTCGCCGCGCTGTCCGGCGGCCAGGTGGACGCCGCCTGGCTGGTCGAGCCGTTCCTGACGGCGGCCAAGAAGGCCGGGGCGCGGCAGATCATCGACACCACCTCCGGCGTCACCGCCGGCGTGCCCATCGACGGCTGGGGCGTCAGCGAGGACTGGCTCGCCAGGAACCCGCGAACCGCCGCCGCCCTGCACCGGGCGCTGGCCAAGGCTCAGGAGATCGCCGGGGCCGACCGCGCGGCGATCGACGAGGTCGTGCCGACGTACACGCAGATCCCGGCCGACGCCGCCAAGGCCATGACGCTCGGCAGGTTCTCGCCCCGGGCCGACCCGGCGAGCGTGCAGAAGCTCGCCGACCTGCTGCGGGGCTACGGCTACCTGAAGGCGAAAGTGGACGTGGCGCGCCTGTTCGCGACGATCGGCGAATGA
- a CDS encoding ABC transporter substrate-binding protein, with product MESGHAPRVRLAALAALVATAACGVLGPAPASGPTAAGPEKTTLHVGVSPTPSSAGLYIAKAKGFFAAEGLTVETEIIQAPQAVMPRVLAGGMDVFKGSYVSLINVQSAGTARLKIVADALQAAPGIAGVVVPENSPLETPQDLKGRTIAVNSLANLGTMSVSAHLKPYLIAPGQVRFVAIDFQSQLAALRDGRVDAAWMVEPFLSDAQRAGAKLLLDTNTGPTDKLPVDGWAATEEWVRRHPRTTAAFQRALTRGQALAATDRALLAETVAGFTGTPRDAAMTMAMGTFPTSLSAARIQRVSDLMYEFGYLRSRVDVSSMVGTPPAR from the coding sequence ATGGAGAGCGGGCACGCACCGCGCGTGCGTCTCGCGGCGCTCGCCGCCCTGGTGGCGACCGCCGCCTGCGGCGTCCTGGGCCCCGCCCCCGCCTCTGGTCCCACGGCCGCCGGGCCGGAGAAGACCACCCTGCACGTCGGCGTCAGCCCCACGCCCTCCTCCGCCGGGCTGTACATCGCGAAGGCCAAGGGCTTCTTCGCGGCCGAGGGCCTGACCGTCGAGACCGAGATCATCCAGGCGCCGCAGGCCGTCATGCCGCGCGTCCTGGCCGGCGGCATGGACGTCTTCAAGGGCAGCTACGTCTCCCTCATCAACGTCCAGAGCGCCGGCACCGCCCGCCTCAAGATCGTCGCCGACGCGCTGCAGGCCGCCCCCGGCATCGCCGGCGTCGTGGTGCCGGAGAACTCCCCGCTGGAGACGCCGCAGGACCTCAAGGGCCGCACCATCGCCGTCAACTCCCTGGCCAACCTCGGCACCATGTCCGTCAGCGCGCACCTCAAGCCGTACCTCATCGCCCCCGGCCAGGTGAGGTTCGTCGCCATCGACTTCCAGAGCCAGCTCGCCGCGCTCCGCGACGGCCGGGTCGACGCCGCCTGGATGGTCGAGCCGTTCCTGTCCGACGCCCAGCGGGCCGGCGCGAAGCTGCTGCTCGACACCAACACCGGCCCCACCGACAAGCTGCCCGTCGACGGCTGGGCCGCCACCGAGGAGTGGGTGCGCCGGCACCCGAGGACCACCGCCGCGTTCCAGCGCGCGCTCACCAGGGGGCAGGCGCTGGCCGCCACCGACCGCGCGCTGCTGGCCGAGACCGTCGCCGGCTTCACCGGCACCCCCAGGGACGCGGCGATGACGATGGCGATGGGCACCTTCCCCACCTCGCTCAGCGCCGCCCGCATCCAGCGGGTCTCCGACCTGATGTACGAGTTCGGCTACCTGAGGAGCAGGGTCGACGTGAGCTCCATGGTGGGGACCCCGCCCGCCCGATGA